A section of the Larus michahellis chromosome 1, bLarMic1.1, whole genome shotgun sequence genome encodes:
- the HHLA2 gene encoding HERV-H LTR-associating protein 2 isoform X2 yields the protein MKRQKIPSLLICLFHIGATFWGFTEQETVTGLFSKDCILPCPFPPGDDEVIYWKKGDKNVHSYYYQRDQLERQDPDYRHRTHLFHENIPGGNASLRLSNLTLTDEGPYSCYVGTQQTKTEVEVTLHVRVSSYYALEYRKTDTERMLKCYAFLTYPAPRISWVRGNTSIPETDRKEARDGVLYSLRSDQNIINTADPYYCHIHLPHEEWAAEWKMLDQLSNVEGSSIAIPCEYSSNTANSEGFSVVWTLNRNAVISVLASFNGTSHSYQPRVHINQSDFSLMLHDLTPNDSGEYLCNISTPHYTKLTVRTLQVENSGNTKEIVLGVVIGAVMLVGVGVLFKETVITIWSPI from the exons ATGAAGCGACAGAAAATACCATCTCTTCTCATCTGTTTATTTCACATAGGTGCTACGTTTTGGG GTTTTACAGAACAGGAAACAGTAACAGGGCTGTTTTCCAAGGATTGCATCCTCCCTTGTCCTTTCCCACCTGGGGATGATGAAGTAATTTACTGGAAGAAAGGGGACAAAAACGTGCACAGCTATTACTACCAGAGGGATCAACTGGAAAGACAAGACCCAGATTACAGACACAGAACACACCTTTTCCATGAGAACATTCCTGGTGGAAACGCCTCCTTGAGACTTAGTAACTTGACCTTGACTGATGAGGGCCCTTACAGTTGCTATGTGGGAACACAGCAAACTAAAACCGAAGTGGAAGTCACGCTGCACGTAAGAG TTTCCTCTTACTATGCATTGGAATACCGAAAGACAGATACAGAAAGGATGCTGAAGTGCTATGCCTTTCTCACTTACCCAGCACCACGTATCTCTTGGGTACGAGGCAATACGTCCATCCCAGAAACAGATCGGAAGGAAGCCAGGGATGGAGTTCTGTATTCTCTTAGAAGTGACCAGAACATTATAAACACAGCTGATCCTTACTACTGTCATATTCATCTCCCTCATGAAGAGTGGGCTGCTGAATGGAAGATGCTAG ACCAACTGTCTAACGTGGAAGGAAGCAGCATTGCCATTCCCTGTGAATACAGCAGTAACACTGCAAACAGTGAAGGTTTCAGTGTTGTCtggacgttaaacagaaatgcagTGATTTCAGTCTTGGCCTCCTTCAATGGTACATCTCACTCTTACCAGCCTCGAGTCCACATTAACCAAAGTGACTTTTCCCTGATGTTGCATGATCTTACTCCAAATGACAGTGGAGAATATCTGTGTAACATTTCAACACCTCACTACACAAAACTTACTGTGAGAACTTTGCAAGTTG aaaattcaggtAACACCAAGGAAATTGTGCTAGGAGTGGTGATTGGTGCAGTGATGCTGGTAGGAGTCGGTGTCTTGTTCAAG GAGACTGTTATAACTATATGGTCCCCAATCTGA
- the HHLA2 gene encoding HERV-H LTR-associating protein 2 isoform X3 translates to MKRQKIPSLLICLFHIGATFWGFTEQETVTGLFSKDCILPCPFPPGDDEVIYWKKGDKNVHSYYYQRDQLERQDPDYRHRTHLFHENIPGGNASLRLSNLTLTDEGPYSCYVGTQQTKTEVEVTLHVRVSSYYALEYRKTDTERMLKCYAFLTYPAPRISWVRGNTSIPETDRKEARDGVLYSLRSDQNIINTADPYYCHIHLPHEEWAAEWKMLDQLSNVEGSSIAIPCEYSSNTANSEGFSVVWTLNRNAVISVLASFNGTSHSYQPRVHINQSDFSLMLHDLTPNDSGEYLCNISTPHYTKLTVRTLQVENSGNTKEIVLGVVIGAVMLVGVGVLFKKCRRKKEII, encoded by the exons ATGAAGCGACAGAAAATACCATCTCTTCTCATCTGTTTATTTCACATAGGTGCTACGTTTTGGG GTTTTACAGAACAGGAAACAGTAACAGGGCTGTTTTCCAAGGATTGCATCCTCCCTTGTCCTTTCCCACCTGGGGATGATGAAGTAATTTACTGGAAGAAAGGGGACAAAAACGTGCACAGCTATTACTACCAGAGGGATCAACTGGAAAGACAAGACCCAGATTACAGACACAGAACACACCTTTTCCATGAGAACATTCCTGGTGGAAACGCCTCCTTGAGACTTAGTAACTTGACCTTGACTGATGAGGGCCCTTACAGTTGCTATGTGGGAACACAGCAAACTAAAACCGAAGTGGAAGTCACGCTGCACGTAAGAG TTTCCTCTTACTATGCATTGGAATACCGAAAGACAGATACAGAAAGGATGCTGAAGTGCTATGCCTTTCTCACTTACCCAGCACCACGTATCTCTTGGGTACGAGGCAATACGTCCATCCCAGAAACAGATCGGAAGGAAGCCAGGGATGGAGTTCTGTATTCTCTTAGAAGTGACCAGAACATTATAAACACAGCTGATCCTTACTACTGTCATATTCATCTCCCTCATGAAGAGTGGGCTGCTGAATGGAAGATGCTAG ACCAACTGTCTAACGTGGAAGGAAGCAGCATTGCCATTCCCTGTGAATACAGCAGTAACACTGCAAACAGTGAAGGTTTCAGTGTTGTCtggacgttaaacagaaatgcagTGATTTCAGTCTTGGCCTCCTTCAATGGTACATCTCACTCTTACCAGCCTCGAGTCCACATTAACCAAAGTGACTTTTCCCTGATGTTGCATGATCTTACTCCAAATGACAGTGGAGAATATCTGTGTAACATTTCAACACCTCACTACACAAAACTTACTGTGAGAACTTTGCAAGTTG aaaattcaggtAACACCAAGGAAATTGTGCTAGGAGTGGTGATTGGTGCAGTGATGCTGGTAGGAGTCGGTGTCTTGTTCAAG aaatgcagaagaaaaaaggaaatcataTGA
- the HHLA2 gene encoding HERV-H LTR-associating protein 2 isoform X1 — MKRQKIPSLLICLFHIGATFWGFTEQETVTGLFSKDCILPCPFPPGDDEVIYWKKGDKNVHSYYYQRDQLERQDPDYRHRTHLFHENIPGGNASLRLSNLTLTDEGPYSCYVGTQQTKTEVEVTLHVRVSSYYALEYRKTDTERMLKCYAFLTYPAPRISWVRGNTSIPETDRKEARDGVLYSLRSDQNIINTADPYYCHIHLPHEEWAAEWKMLDQLSNVEGSSIAIPCEYSSNTANSEGFSVVWTLNRNAVISVLASFNGTSHSYQPRVHINQSDFSLMLHDLTPNDSGEYLCNISTPHYTKLTVRTLQVENSGNTKEIVLGVVIGAVMLVGVGVLFKRTASSSGCMLFLCICNRLALSYSILSPSSPFVKCRRKKEII; from the exons ATGAAGCGACAGAAAATACCATCTCTTCTCATCTGTTTATTTCACATAGGTGCTACGTTTTGGG GTTTTACAGAACAGGAAACAGTAACAGGGCTGTTTTCCAAGGATTGCATCCTCCCTTGTCCTTTCCCACCTGGGGATGATGAAGTAATTTACTGGAAGAAAGGGGACAAAAACGTGCACAGCTATTACTACCAGAGGGATCAACTGGAAAGACAAGACCCAGATTACAGACACAGAACACACCTTTTCCATGAGAACATTCCTGGTGGAAACGCCTCCTTGAGACTTAGTAACTTGACCTTGACTGATGAGGGCCCTTACAGTTGCTATGTGGGAACACAGCAAACTAAAACCGAAGTGGAAGTCACGCTGCACGTAAGAG TTTCCTCTTACTATGCATTGGAATACCGAAAGACAGATACAGAAAGGATGCTGAAGTGCTATGCCTTTCTCACTTACCCAGCACCACGTATCTCTTGGGTACGAGGCAATACGTCCATCCCAGAAACAGATCGGAAGGAAGCCAGGGATGGAGTTCTGTATTCTCTTAGAAGTGACCAGAACATTATAAACACAGCTGATCCTTACTACTGTCATATTCATCTCCCTCATGAAGAGTGGGCTGCTGAATGGAAGATGCTAG ACCAACTGTCTAACGTGGAAGGAAGCAGCATTGCCATTCCCTGTGAATACAGCAGTAACACTGCAAACAGTGAAGGTTTCAGTGTTGTCtggacgttaaacagaaatgcagTGATTTCAGTCTTGGCCTCCTTCAATGGTACATCTCACTCTTACCAGCCTCGAGTCCACATTAACCAAAGTGACTTTTCCCTGATGTTGCATGATCTTACTCCAAATGACAGTGGAGAATATCTGTGTAACATTTCAACACCTCACTACACAAAACTTACTGTGAGAACTTTGCAAGTTG aaaattcaggtAACACCAAGGAAATTGTGCTAGGAGTGGTGATTGGTGCAGTGATGCTGGTAGGAGTCGGTGTCTTGTTCAAG AGGACAGCATCTTCAAGTGGATGCATGTTATTCTTGTGCATTTGTAATAGGCTGGCTCTGTCTTACAGtattctgtctccttcctctccattTGTG aaatgcagaagaaaaaaggaaatcataTGA